A portion of the Osmerus mordax isolate fOsmMor3 chromosome 22, fOsmMor3.pri, whole genome shotgun sequence genome contains these proteins:
- the LOC136965804 gene encoding potassium channel subfamily K member 2-like, with translation MKWKTVSAIFLLVGLYLVMGAAVFRTLEQPHESAQRLAILAQKLEFLSRHSCVNHSQLEELVRQVVSAIRSGVNPAGTLTNQGSLWDLSSSFFFAGTVITTIGFGNISPHTEGGRIFCIVYALLGIPLFGFLLAGVGDQLGTIFGKSIAKVEKIFVKWDVSQTKIRVTSTVLFILFGCLLFVALPAAIFKHIEGWSALESLYFVVITLTTIGFGDFVAGGSEIEYLDYYKPVVWFWILVGLAYFAAVLSMIGDWLRVLSKKTKEEVGEIRAHAAEWTANVSAEFKETRRRVSVDIYDKLQRAASIKHKLSSELSLNLAPELTMPRRALSIDEEREKEGGLPAMTRNGGLFFNGLGGDPEGGDIVIIEHLK, from the exons ATGAAGTGGAAGACAGTGTCTGCCATATTCCTGCTGGTGGGGCTGTACCTGGTGATGGGAGCAGCGGTGTTTAGGACCCTGGAGCAGCCACATGAAAG TGCCCAGCGGTTGGCTATTCTGGCCCAGAAACTGGAGTTCCTGTCCAGGCACTCCTGTGTCAACCACAGCCAGCTGGAGGAACTGGTCAGG CAAGTGGTGTCCGCTATTCGTTCCGGAGTTAATCCAGCTGGAACACTGACCAATCAGGGCAGTCTGTGGGACCTtagctcctccttcttctttgcTGGGACTGTCATCACCACCATCG gtttcGGGAACATCTCACCCCACACCGAGGGCGGGCGGATCTTCTGTATCGTCTACGCCCTCCTAGGAATCCCTCTTTTCGGTTTCCTACTGGCTGGTGTTGGGGACCAGCTTGGGACCATATTTGGCAAGAGCATCGCCAAAGTGGAGAAGATATTTGTG AAGTGGGACGTGAGCCAGACGAAGATCCGAGTGACGTCCACCGTCCTCTTTATCCTCTTCGGCTGCCTGCTCTTCGTGGCGTTGCCGGCCGCCATCTTTAAGCACATCGAAGGCTGGAGCGCTCTCGAGTCGCTATACTTTGTCGTCATCACCCTGACGACCATCGGGTTTGGGGACTTTGTCGCAG GTGGTTCTGAGATTGAGTATCTGGACTACTACAAGCCTGTCGTATGGTTCTGGATCCTGGTTGGTCTGGCCTATTTTGCTGCAGTGCTCAGCATGATAGGAGACTGGTTAAGAGTCCTTTCCAAGAAGACCAAAGAGGag gTGGGGGAGATCCGCGCCCACGCCGCCGAGTGGACAGCCAACGTCTCCGCGGAGTTTAAGGAGACGAGGAGGCGGGTCAGCGTGGATATCTACGACAAGTTACAGCGGGCCGCCTCCATCAAGCACAAGCTGTCGTCCGAGCTGAGCCTCAACCTCGCCCCGGAGCTGACCATGCCCAGGAGGGCCCTGTCCATCGACGAGGaacgggagaaggagggggggttgcCGGCCATGACCAGAAATGGCGGCCTGTTCTTTAACGGCCTCGGGGGCGACCCGGAGGGAGGTGACATCGTCATAATCGAACATCTCAAATAA